From the Ciconia boyciana chromosome 6, ASM3463844v1, whole genome shotgun sequence genome, the window AACGCTATATCTATGAAAACGTGGCTAAAGTTTGGAAAGACTATGATCTAAACAAGGACAATAAAATTGCCTGGGAAGAATACAAACAAGCCACATATGGTTATTATCTAGGTAAGATAACATTTTCAGATTATATGCTCAAAGACTGTTGAGATTATAAGGCATGATTTCATGCCTTAGAGTCAACAGGAGTTTGCTGTCACATTTAGGACTcttgaaaaattacattaagtTTTATAGATGCTCTGAGGTCAAAAGCACTTCTTAGTTGTTTATTGCAGCCATTTCCACATGGGTCACCAGCATACAGAAGGTTTTGTAGAGGGATTATTAAATGTACTGACAAAGCTGAACTAAAGTCTCCTTCAGttagaaatgtattattttttttaacattaaaaatggtactttaattaaaaaataatatattgcaTAATTACCCAGTATTTGTTAATTCAGTCTCTCTAAACTCTTAAGAGTCTAGATGCTAAAAATTTAGGCTGGGTCTAAGGTATAGCAAAGTTATTGGTTGAAATAGTTCTTGCAGAATACCATGCTTCAGACTGTGATCAACTGCAAGTGAAAATCCTTAACAAATCAGGCAAAAGaaacatgtattaaaaaatatacctgagtctttttttccctcacatACATTCCCTTTGATTTTTATAAGTTaatgaagggaaaggaggagaagagatcACTTGAGCTAAAGGGCAATGCTGACAGAACAACAAATTGGTATTAATTGACCATTTATACTGGAAATGAGAAGACAATATCTACCTACCATAGAGGCAGTTTCTGGAGCAAGCTTCCAGTAGTGGTAATAAGTACAAAGTCTACTTTAGATTAAAATTGAGCTTATTACATTTGTGGAAGGAAATATTTGACACACAATCCCTGCAGCAGTATCCCTGGGAGCCCCTCTCAGCTCTTTGTCTTTGCTCTCTGTAATCCCTAAGATTTGGAGCAACAGCTACTAAATTGTGGTCTTGTGTTAAAAGATCCATTCCCACCTGTGATTCCTGGCCTAGTCTTTTTCAACTGTGTTTGTCTCCCAATGTGTGAACTGTGAAATTGTTATAATATGagcatttttcatgtttgaagTCAGTTTAGTgatcctattttctttttatgccaCTGAACACCctgaaaaaatgtcattgttttaaactgaaaataattgttaGGTTCCCTGTAGCAGAGGCGTAGCAGTTAGATAATTTCAGTCAGTCTACCAGCTTCTGAAACCACTTTTCTttggtttgcttgctttttgaaactgaaaagttGTGTAGATCATATTGATTCCTAAGAAGAATAAAACTTCTGTGAATGAAATCTGCCCCAAATACTGCCTAAGCAGTGCTtgtaaaagcagattaaaaacaatATCTGTGAAGGATAATATACAATACTGCAAAATCCATTATCCTGGATTGCAACAGAAGGCTTAGTCAGACATATACCTATACTACTAAGTCACccttaaaaatcaaaccaagtGCTTTACCTCTGAATTTAAAACTTCACAGGAAAgagaatttccattttaacacAGCAGCTATTCTGGCAATAAGCCTTTGTATTTCTAGACTCTAACAGCAAATTGGGGTGCTTTGTTGTagtaatatgttttaaaaggaacataGTTTTGAGATTGTCTTGATTAATTTGTAGAAAATCCAGAAGAATTCCAAGATGCGACCGATcagcacagttttaaaaaaatgcttcccaGAGATGAAAGACGATTCAAAGCTGCAGATCTGGATGGAGACTTAGCTGCCACTCGTGAAGAATTCACTGCTTTCCTTCACCCAGAGGAGTTTGAGCATATGAAAAACATCGTTGTCTTAGTAAGCAGAGCAAAAGCAAtgacattatttttacttttatttttttggatgAGCTTTGAAATGCTTCTCTGATCTTTTAATGCAGGGTTTAGAAACAGACACACACGTAATAGCCAAGTGGGGAACAGAAAGGGATGCTTTTCATGAAATTCACTTGAGTTAGAGCTCTCAGTATAAGAAAGACTTGTTAAATGCACTTAGACAGCTCCTAAATGGAATCAAGAAACAGCCTTGGAGCACTGATTTacaccaaaataaaaggaagggtATACTGACACACGGCAGCTAAGTGTTTGAGCCTAGCTTGTATCTGCCCCTAACTTAAAACTTAAGCACCATGTCCAGTTCATTCATGCAGGGAATTTTTTCAACATGAACGGATATTTGTGTATTAATTGTATAAACAACAATCACACTGGAGTCAGTGAGAGTACATTTGCCGGTGTACAAGGGCAGGTCAAGGCCTCAAAACATGAAATGATCAAAGAGGCGAGTAGCCAGAAGTCTCAGTTATCTCTTGATTACTTCGATGCAAAACTATTTTCCAGGAAACCTTAGAAGACATAGACAAAAATGAGGATGGTTTTGTGGATCAAGATGAGTACATTGGTAAGTGTTGAGGTTTGTTTCTTATATAATCTCTAGTCCGTTTGTCCATCTTCTCTCAAATTTGCAGCAGTATTAACAACCCAAAGATGAACGCTTCTGTGCTCCACTTCAACTATTTTAAACCAGGCATCCAACCCagaaagtttaatttcattttaggcAGATAGCAACATCTGCCTAAAAGGTTCCTCACACTTTACAGCGTAAGATCCTCCTCTTATTCTTGTATAATTTGGCTAAGAGGGGTctggaataatatttttcatgacaGCAATATTCTCTGTATACTTGACCACATTAACAGCTTTTTGAAGGCATTGTTTAGAAATGCAGGAGGATCAGAAAGTGAATTAGTCTCTTCCCAAGTTTGAAAGATACTTGACTATGCAAAATAGCTGGGAAGCacacattgcaaaaaaaaaaattcatcttttttctactagttattttcctaatttaatTAGTAAGTAAGAACCCATACTTCTCTAATGATTTGTATGGTGATGCCATTATGTTTCTTCGAGAAATATaagatgcattaaaaattaactgtaaaaATAGCACTAAGATCTAAGATTCTCAAAGAAGTTGTGAAGTGTGTGAAAGTCAGCTGTGCATTACTTCAGTGGCAGAAGGAGAACAAAATGGGAAACATCAACAGCAGATCAGTCACAGTTAATTTGCACAAACTTCAGTCATGCTAGGCAGTTAGCTGCTGTCTTGTGCTTAGGCCTATGAAGACAAAAGGGAAGCAGGACTGGAGATCAGCAGTGCATAATCAGCAGTTTTAGCCTTTTGAATGATTATGCTGATACCAAAAGCTAACTTGTCCCACTGCACTCACTTTGATGGGTTTTAAATCAAGAAAGTAGCACCAGGAAAGCATTAGTGCAAACTCAGATGAATCTTTCTGTTTCTAGTGGTGCCATAACGATCACTTCACGTATAATCAGGAACAATATACACACGTTAATTAATGGCAGGGGGTTTCTATTCCTTGTAAATTATATTTAGCCTCAGAATGTGAATGCTATTCATTTATGACTGAAATAACAGAGCAGCATAATTTCCACAGTAATTTCAGTTCATTCAGTGACATTACCTACATATAATTATAAGGTAATTGTCAACATTTGTTACCATGtgaatgctgttttttcttgtcttctatAGATAGGAACATAGAATGTTCTAGTCACGATCACCCCACATTGGCAAGGATGATAAAAATCAAATTGACAGGACATGTCAGTTGCTTCAAATAAACAATATaatttgcactttaaaaaatgaaaaaagaaagtgaatgtGTTGTCTGAAGTTTTCTTCATGAGTTGAGGAAAAACTGTGCTTCAAATATTCCTACTTCCCTTTTTcagctgtaatattttttatttttgatcaaGCTggggttaaaaaacaaacagaaaaccaaatctCTTCTTTGGTAGTTTATAGggaacaaacaacaaaaagaagtccaaaaatttcagtttatagggaacaaacaacaaaaagaagtccaaaaatttcagtttctagATCAGGTATTTGATGGGGAGATCTCCTGAAGGTTATAGAACaattcctccctcctccttcttccttcatCCTATTCTGTCTTTACAAAATTTGGTTTAGATTTTACAGAAGCAGTGAAGCAAAATATCCCTAGTCATGTTAAGCAGAGACAACTAAATTCTTACTGTGCACAAGCAGGTTACAGAGTATTTCAGGGACACTGTAGACAGTTCTACCAATAGAGAACTTAAGCCTAGTGTACACGCTCACGctgcagggcggggggaggtTATTTCTAGGCTTGAGACCAGCATTTATACTTCCTATAGATACCAGCCAGCCTCTGGCCCTGAGACCATCCATGTGGGGTGCACTTTTCCTTAGCACATCTTTGAAAACCAGACCCACAAGGCATAGGCGTAGTATCACAAAGCAggttttaattagaaaaatggAATGCTTGAGGAATAAGCAGCCCTGATCAGCAGGAAACAATTGATTGGTCACAGTAACCAGAAGTGGACAAGTGGTCCACTTGTGGTTTATCAAGTGGACATACTACTCATCATTTGGAAGGCCTATGCTATAAAGAACAGTTACAAATCACTTGTTCTTAATAATCACTGCTACTCTCCCAACTATTTATACAGATAGCCCCTGCCACTGTagcattttccttcttaaatataGACCAGGACTGATGTACAGAGCAGCTCATGTACGTAATCTATGCATCCTATGTCACAAATGGTACTCCACCCCAAGGTACCGATCTATGACAAGTGCACTGCCTGTGGTTTCTCACACAGAATGCACCACTGATGCATAATGACTTCTCCAGGTCTTTCTTTGTAGAAGAATAAATACCTGCTACTGGAGAGTGCTTAAGCACTGCATGGTTAAAAAAGATTCATCTACTAAGATGAATTTCTCTTACACAGACCTCTCTAAAAGCAGGACAAAAGCATTCAAGTTCCATTtagcaatttttgttttcctaaatttcccctgtgccttttttcccttaacCACTCTGCTGGCTGGAGTCTGATCTTATCCACAAAGACATTTGCTGGCAGGGACAAGATAAAAGTGCTGAGTTCCTTTCTCCCCATGTGACTGAGCCCAGTACTAAAGCTTATGATTGCTATTTAACTAAACATacttaaagaatttttttcattctgaaattcAGTGGATGATGGCCTTTGGCAGGTTCACCTCTCATGTTAGCCTTGCCAGGAATGCACAGGTATGATACAAGGGTAATGTAAGAATGGACAGAATCACCAGCAGTGAAGAAATAGGCCTGAGAGAAGATAGGCACAGCTGCTCTATTTACACtccacttttcattttctgtaccAGGAAACGCTGTGCAAAGAGTGAAAAGTTTAGTCTTCCTCTGAGGAACACTGTGCAAATGTCTTTAGTTTGTGCGTaatttgcaaattaaatatGACTCAAGTGAGACCTTTAATTCCTCTCCAGCTGATATGTTTGCAAATGAAGAGGGTGGACCAGAGCCTGACTGGGTGATTACAGAGCGTGAACAGTTTTCAGATTTTCGTGACCTCAACAAGGACGGAAAGATGGACAAAGAGGAGATTCAGCACTGGATTCTCCCACAAGACTATGATCATGCACTAGCTGAAGCCAGGCACCTAGTCTATGAATCGGATGTAGACAAGGTACCTCGTGTcctaatatatatataggttttttaaagttatataaggtggtggggttttttaaaacatatcagCTAGCAAGAAATTATTCCTAATAACTTTTCCTATTAGTACACTTTAAATGGAGTTTTAAAGGCTAGAATTGCTAGTGCATTAATGTATCAATGCCAATTGCAGTTGGTAGGGTTAGAATCACAAAGTAAGAGTAGTAAAATATAGTTTATCAGCTCTAGAAGTTCCATCAGCTTTCATTAggtaataagaaataatttatcatCTTAAACCTGGAAGTTTTAACACCGTAGAAatattcttttcccttctaaGAGTGGTCATGGTTTTTGTATGCTAGTTTagactgcaagagaaaaattaagGATACATTACATAGGAggtagcaaaaaaaccccatttctATAATTACACACACATCTTTGGCATAAAGACTAGCTCAGTGCACCCACTTCCTCTAACATGGGAGATTAATGGTTCAGTAGATCCCAGATGGTGGTCTTCAGAAGTGTAATGTGAGCAAAGCTGGAACCTGAAAAACCAACACACTCTTACACAGAGAGTGTGTAAATTGCTAACATAAGCAACCATCTTCACCAAAATACACCAGAGGATTTTCATGTTTACTGTTAGGAAGGTAACACCAAACCACAGGGCAAAACTGCGTACCAGATAACCCATACACTGTTTGGCAGTGACTTAATTACAAAGAACTTTCAATTAGCAGTTCGACGCAACTGAAGCCAGTGGGACTTCTGTCTTCCACTGGGGTCCAAATTTCACTCACCATGACAACTGCAACGCTTCCTGAACGTGCAGTCTGCTGCTTTGAAGAACTGTCTATTTCCCAGGGCTCTTGTAAGTCTGTGCTGGTGTGTCTTTTACTTAGCTTTGAAAATCTTCTTACAGAGATTTTATTTCCCTCCCACCAGGATGAAAAACTAACAAAAGAGGAGGTTCTAGACAACTGGAATATGTTCGTTGGAAGTCAAGCTACTAATTATGGGGAGGACCTCACAAGAAACCATGATGAATTATGATACAGTGTACCAACCAGTATGCCACAGACCTTTTCTCCACTTTACTGAAATCACCGTGTCCATCCCCGCTTTTTGGGGAAGGTGGGCAAGGGACACTCACAACCGAATGACttgcattaatatatttttaacatgccAGCTTATTACCTCAGAAACCGCATAGCAATAGCTTTTTACTCTTGTCACATTGTTAAATACAATATCTAATTACTGCAgtcttattttggaaaaaataaaaaggtaactTTTCTTAATAGATTAGAGCCTGATCTGGAAAAGGCACTTCTAAAACATAATTGCAAGGATCTTGaatagttaaatattttcttcaaataccCATTTTTACTATAGTGAAATGCAGCTAGGATTAGCAAGAAACCTAATGTTTAAACAGACTAAGTTATTTAGTTGTCTTTTTTAATAGCATATAACAATTTAGATTTATACTTTGACACTCCTATGCAGAGAAAAGGTTTGACATGAGATCCACAACCTTTTTCTCCgcattgtttttc encodes:
- the RCN1 gene encoding reticulocalbin-1 translates to MGSGGARWCLALALLLPLLPGGLGKPTARQERARPGAAQHEDRPGFQYDHEAFLGKEEARSFDQLSPEESRERLGKIVDRIDDNKDGYLTTEELKNWIKRVQKRYIYENVAKVWKDYDLNKDNKIAWEEYKQATYGYYLENPEEFQDATDQHSFKKMLPRDERRFKAADLDGDLAATREEFTAFLHPEEFEHMKNIVVLETLEDIDKNEDGFVDQDEYIADMFANEEGGPEPDWVITEREQFSDFRDLNKDGKMDKEEIQHWILPQDYDHALAEARHLVYESDVDKDEKLTKEEVLDNWNMFVGSQATNYGEDLTRNHDEL